The following are encoded in a window of Fibrobacter sp. UWR4 genomic DNA:
- a CDS encoding sigma-70 family RNA polymerase sigma factor, translated as MKRIKEKFKSDRLLTREEEEILFHLAKKGNHAAKEKILRSNMRFVIQVAHNYSNQTLSLEELINEGAIGLWNSIDYYDPSRGVRFITYAVWWIKASITRAISEKGNLIRIPLNQQLLLKKAKKECRCGAELNPEMKLLDTVMSRPSFPLDEIIRDTRSTPVDQGMEQELKSKFLNKILNKLPLKEQMVTKDLNGIGSDYARSVREESKILKVSRERIRQLRDQALTRIRNMNHDGYLTAELG; from the coding sequence ATGAAGAGGATCAAAGAAAAGTTCAAGTCCGACCGTCTCCTCACCCGCGAAGAAGAAGAAATTCTTTTCCATCTGGCCAAGAAAGGCAATCACGCAGCCAAGGAAAAAATCCTTCGATCCAACATGCGCTTCGTCATCCAGGTAGCACACAACTACAGCAACCAGACCCTCTCCCTGGAGGAGCTGATCAATGAAGGCGCCATCGGACTGTGGAATTCCATTGACTACTACGACCCCAGCAGAGGAGTCCGCTTTATCACCTATGCAGTCTGGTGGATCAAGGCCAGCATCACCCGCGCCATCAGCGAGAAGGGAAACCTCATTCGCATTCCCCTCAACCAGCAACTACTCCTGAAAAAAGCAAAAAAAGAATGCCGCTGCGGAGCGGAACTTAATCCAGAAATGAAGCTTCTGGACACCGTCATGAGTCGCCCTTCCTTCCCCCTGGACGAAATCATTCGGGACACCAGGAGTACTCCTGTAGACCAAGGAATGGAGCAGGAACTCAAGAGCAAGTTTTTAAACAAGATTCTAAATAAACTACCGCTCAAGGAACAAATGGTCACCAAGGACCTGAATGGAATCGGATCGGATTACGCCCGAAGCGTCCGGGAGGAAAGCAAAATCCTAAAAGTGTCCCGGGAAAGAATCCGCCAACTAAGGGACCAGGCATTGACCCGGATCCGCAACATGAATCACGATGGCTACCTTACCGCTGAACTAGGATAA